A single window of Drosophila suzukii chromosome 3, CBGP_Dsuzu_IsoJpt1.0, whole genome shotgun sequence DNA harbors:
- the LOC108014195 gene encoding putative serine protease K12H4.7: protein MKWLNFSVLIIVWLPSFLATYNPYKYSLELLKQEPFSGSYTKNEEAFVEELWIDQKIEHFDEDNNQTWKMRYFRNAKYHKPQGPIYIFVGGEWTISPGLMSTGLTHDMAVENSGMLFYTEHRYYGLSLPFGKESFQVDHLKQLNLHQSLADLAHFIRHQKSENPEMQDSKVILVGGSYSGSLVAWMTQLYPDLIDASWASSAPLLAKADFYEYMEVVTRSIELSYGVNCSLRIEKGLKYLVKLFDGNKIQDLLYKFNGCQDYNPEDALDRAAFFNGLGNYFALVVQSYSAYIPRLCETIMSLDSNDEVAFLKFLELLYSEGRRSSDCQDFGYSSMLELFIEDTDQSTGTRAWFYQTCNEFGWYTTTKSKSTSSETFANQVPLSYFETLCQDAFGAEQTAQKLADGVEQTNSKFGGYGFNQSERYAQVIFTHGQLDPWGVLGRQTGQQAIVLTGYSHVEDLASIRITDSVQMNLAKLRVMSFLRSHL, encoded by the exons ATGAAGTGGCTAAATTTCAGTGTGCTTATAATTGTTTGGCTGCCAAGTTTTTTGGCGACCTATAATCCTTATAAATATAGCTTGGAACTGCTCAAGCAAGAACCTTTTTCAGGATCTTATACGAAAAACGAAGAAGCCTTTGTAGAAGAACTTTGGATTGACCaaaaaattgaacattttGATGAAGACAACAATCAAACTTGGAAAATG CGTTATTTTCGCAATGCCAAGTATCATAAGCCTCAAGGACCCATCTACATTTTTGTGGGAGGTGAGTGGACCATCAGTCCAGGATTAATGAGCACTGGTTTAACTCACGATATGGCTGTGGAAAACTCTGGAATGCTTTTCTACACCGAACATCGCTATTATGGGCTAAGTTTACCCTTTGG AAAAGAGAGTTTTCAAGTAGATCACCTCAAGCAACTAAATCTCCATCAATCATTAGCTGACTTGGCTCACTTCATACGCCACCAAAAGTCGGAAAACCCTGAAATGCAAGACTCCAAAGTCATTTTGGTGGGTGGCTCATATTCGGGCAGCTTGGTGGCTTGGATGACTCAACTGTATCCGGATTTAATAGATGCCAGTTGGGCTTCTAGCGCTCCATTATTGGCCAAGGCAGATTTTTATG aataTATGGAAGTAGTCACCCGGTCTATTGAACTAAGCTATGGGGTAAATTGCTCACTGCGAATTGAAAAGGGTTTAAAATACTTGGTTAAGTTATTTGATGGCAATAAAATTCAGGATCTGCTATATAAATTCAATGGCTGCCAGGATTACAATCCAGAAGATGCTTTAGATAGGGCAGCTTTTTTTAATGGTCTAGGCAACTATTTTGCTTTGGTGGTGCAAAGTTATAG tgCTTATATACCACGTCTTTGTGAAACTATAATGTCCTTGGACTCCAATGATGAGGTtgcttttttaaaattcttagAACTACTTTATTCAGAGGGCAGGCGATCCAGTGATTGCCAGGACTTTGGCTACTCGTCCATGCTAGAACTTTTCATCGAGGATACAGATCAAAGTACCGGAA CTCGTGCATGGTTCTACCAAACTTGCAATGAATTTGGCTGGTACACTACCACAAAGTCGAAGTCCACCTCGTCCGAAACCTTTGCCAATCAGGTGCCCTTGTCCTACTTCGAAACACTTTGCCAGGATGCGTTTGGCGCGGAGCAGACTGCCCAGAAATTGGCCGACGGCGTTGAGCAGACGAATAGCAAATTCGGCGGATACGGGTTCAATCAGAGTGAGCGATATGCTCAGGTAATCTTCACGCATGGCCAGCTGGATCCTTGGGGTGTTTTGGGCCGCCAGACGGGCCAACAGGCTATTGTCCTGACGG GCTACTCGCATGTGGAGGATTTGGCCAGCATCCGGATAACGGACAGCGTGCAGATGAATCTGGCCAAGCTGCGTGTGATGTCCTTTCTGCGGAGCCACCTATGA